TGTAGGTCTCAATTGAAACAGTTTCACCTCCAATTGATGCATACAAAGTATACTTTTAACCTTAAGTGTAATGCATTTCtgataagaagtttattcatgAATAGAATAAATCACAAGACATATTTTCTTCCACAATCCTTATATTACGAAAACAAGAATGGTTATAATCCTAAAACTTAAGTGATTATAAAATTGAATGTAGGCTTGTAGTAAGACTTTATAGAAGAGTACAAGAAAACTAGATACAAGAGAGTAAACTCTATCCTACATATGGCAACAAATATTAGCTTTTTTAGGAAGAGTCACCCTACTCTAAACAATGTCAAGCAAAATAGTTAATCTATATTATAGTGAGTAACACTAAACCCAAAAGTATCCACCACCGACAATAGTGATTAATCTCCTCGCTGCAGGTGCTTGTATTATTTATCTTCAGAGGCTGCTATCAGAAGACCGATTTGTTGCACGCAATTCTTATTATGAGATGTATGACCTGTCTCAGAACATATTTCTTGCCTACATTCTTTTATATGAGAACTCATAGAATTAGAAGTTGTGTCCTGAAAGAAGAATCCACACAACATATGATCAATTAAACGTTTTAATTGAGCTAGAGAAAATGATAGATTGAATACAAGaaataagcaaaaaaaaataatatatctatatatataagcaCAAAAAGGAGGCTAAGAGGCACAAAACACAGAGAAATGTAACCAATAGTTTAAGAGACTAAGAACTGAACATAACATAATCACAAAAAGGAGGCATAGAGGCAAGAAAATGACCACATACATAACATAAAAGCACAAAGACAGAACAATGCAGCTGACAATTCCTTCCTTTTACTTTTGCTGCAGTTCTTGAACTGATTTTCAATGTTTATCCGAACGCACTCTATGTGTTTGATTAAAAGGAAAAATTTGTTGCTTTCATGTATAGTAAGATACAATTTACAAAAAAGAGCAATAGtagatatagaataataaaaaatgCAGATTCACACAGCAAAAAATTAAGGAGAAGACAGAGTATACGTACTTCTTCACTTAGCTTTAGCTTTTTCCCATGTTCAGTCTTTTCCCCTCTCCCTATTGTTCTAGGGTTTTGATACTGTGGATACAAGTCTGCTAGAATCTTACCACAGTAGTCACAAGACCTGTAACGAGATCATTGAAAATTACATGGAAGAATTAATAACATGATAACATAAATTTTTCCTCAAACCCTACAATCTCAGCAATTAATCCTGTTATCAAAATCTAACATTCGCAACAATCCTACTAATAGGATGTTAGGATCAGCTTCTCTTTATCCAGAATCAATTGTAATACCTAGAACCTACTCATAGAAACCACTTccaagaattgattttgactttcagaatcaatcttagaagaatttccaaacatgcactaatttGATCAAGACCTTTTTTATATAATCAAATATCAATAACAACATCATACATAGAGATGTGTTTGTCCCTCTTTCCACAATATACAACTAACCTAATGAATAAGATAATCAAATGCTCAAAAAGTACTAGTGAAGCTGTGCcctttttttaataatcaaaccAAAAACGAATAGAGACTAACAAATTGTTTGTCTAGTGATAAACAAGCTAGATCCCGATAAGGATTATGACATAAGTTCGAAGGAGAAAATCATCATCTATTGGGAGAGACCGTACAGATTTACACTcgttaagaaaaaaaacagagaagaaaatatgaaattacTTACATGACAATCACTTCAAATCTAGTTAGAGTTTCCCTGCAACAATGGTCACACCATGTCATCATCATGACTTCGTTATTAGTGCTAGAGGCTTAGAATGCTGTATAAATAGGGCTTCCTCCTTGGGAAGCAAGGAAACAAACACGCTTTTGACTTGGCATgtccacatatatatatatatatatacctgtTTAATAATTAGAGTTTAAGAGTAACACCATATCTTAATATAatctttaatttaaattaaaatcttttaaatCCATGATGCATATCTTTTTTAATGATCTTAAATAATATTAAGCACGCTATCTTATTTTCAAGCTTCAATATTGCCTTTTCTCCGGATACATTTGTTACACCATTCTCCTATATTTGCTAGATTTCCACTTTAATCTGCTAAATTTCCGGTGCTTAGGCTTATGAGCATTGTATGTGTCAATCGATgataatagaaagaaaaaaaaatagtttcttccataagatttttttttttggttataatAGGAAAGTTTTCTTACATGCGAACGAATCATAACTGAGTTTACTAAAATCTCATATAATAGAATGCACAAAAAACCAATTCTTTTTATATAACTAAGgctaaattttataaaaaaaaataaacatttcttatattttaaattttaaaaaattaataatatttgttgTGTCAATTATTTAGTAAAATTATTTGAATTAGAATTAAAGATTAGAATCTGAGAAAGAGAATAaagaattaaaatttatttagaaTAACcatttaattttcaattgtgACGACAAATTATGTTTAGCTATTGAATATAATTTAAATACTTTGATAGTAGaggtattaaaaaaaaattaaatcataagagtgaaatataaattaaaaataaaaaatttattggaaAAAATAGGATGATATTTCAGATTTgatttatgaaaagaagaattAGAATGAAAAAGTTTAAAAGTAAATTTACATAAATTTAGCTCACTTAGTGTAAGACCACCCCTCTCCTCAATCAATCAACTTACTTTTGATAATCTCTCGAACCCTTATTCGATCAATCTGTTTACAGAAACATCTCATCCCCTTTCCACAATGCTATAACTTGAAAAGGAAAACTGAGGTAGTCATGCTAGATAGGCTACAGTACACAATGTCTGATCCTTTTGGTTTCCGGTTTCCATACACACATCCAACACATCAACGAAAAGACAAGATTTTGCGACATTGATTCAAACGTGAACCAGCATTAATTTCAACGAAAACCCAAAGATACGCGTCGTCGAGAAACATCAAATCCCAATTCAAGACAGAATGCATGACCACCAAACTCATTAACACCTTGTGTGGTGTATCATGATATAAAATGAATATTTGTATACATGGTACAACAACCATCCTAATTAACCTACTTGTACAAACATAAGTATAGAACTAAGGTCTGCAAAGAACAAAGCAGGTGAGGGTCAATAAGCTACAACATGGAGTTTCTCGGCTAACATGCTTTGGAGAGTGTGCTCAGCAcacatccaaacatgcactagtGTCGAAAGTCTACTGCAGATGAGTGCATTTTCAATGGCTACTCTGCACTAACAACACAGACACCGCTGGATAAcattttacattaaaaaaaaaaaacctgcagTGCATCTTGTCTATATCTGCTTTTCCTAAATGACTTCCCACTCAGATATGGAAAAGTTGGAAGAAGAGGATTTTCCCTCTTCCCCCGTTTTTTCAGTAAAATCACCTGCATTTACAAAGTCAGGTAGTAACAACAGATATCACATTCTCTGCCTGACCCTTCTTCCATTTGAGTCACCACCATCTGAAAGTTGGCCCCACACACTCAGAGCTTTTTCCTCTGCGCTGCAACTACCATCGTCACAGCCAGCAACTGTCTTTAATATCTCTGGCAGCAGCCCCGGGTATTTTTCTTTCATATGCTCAAATCCATCTGACCTCATGACACCTGCAAAAAGTCCAGACAAAAAACCATCATATCAAGCATGAGAAAAGttgaaggaaaagaaaattataattttctatTACCGAAGTCAAAGATATTCATTTTACTGATATTGCCgcaatgtttggattagtagaAAAGGGaaagtgagaaaatgagaaaagagaGCTTCGAGAGAAATGAAGATTTCCTCGTTTGATTAGAAGtataaaatagaaaacagaaacTTTTGGAAGTGAGACACGCCCAAAAAATTTCTTTCCACAATAAATGAGATTTCTGTGAAGAGAAGGACAGAACATCTCTCCTGTAGTGCATATTAGGATTGAGAATGTCATTTGCCTATCAATCATAGTACCTGGCTTTGACGTATATACCTAACTAAAATAGACAGGTATGTATGGGTGGAGCTATACCTCCCACTCAACGCACCATCTATAGACTTCTGCTATATTTAAGCGATTATTACACACATAAAGAGTGTGTTAAGAGAGCATGTTGCTAGCATTTGTCTAATACACAGAAATATTTTCCCATTGGACGGGGATGGTAGTACAAATCAAATGGCATCATAATACTCATCATAAATCATGCCATATTGCAGgttaaggggggggggggggggggggtggggtGGGGTCAAAAGCATTGCACATAATTAGAGTGGAAGAGAACACATCTTATGGGAGAGATGCTGACACAGACAAGAAAGGACTAAGGAGATAATGCAATTGCAAATAGAGACATTTAGAGAACATGAAGATAATAACTAAATGACTCCAAATTTCATCAACTGCCAACTTAAGACTTCTGACATTATTAGTAATGAGGAAAGTGAAGCATCATTATTGTTGCTAACTTTCCCTTCAATGAAAAGCTTTGAAGGGCTTATTATACAAGTGGCATAATTTATTCACTGatagtgtaaaactttttacacatCTTAATTAATTCCTGAACAAATATGTCAAATCAGGTTTAGCTTGAATTAATCAATACTCTGAGACACAGACACTGAGTGCTTGTTAGCATAGCCATGATGTTATTGCTGTTATCCGTTATTTCTACTAGTTTAAATTTCTCCTAGAAAACTAGGTTAAATTTGGCGCATGAGAAACGGTAAGCCCAAGTGGACTTTCGTCAAAGCTTCCATACATTAGCTAACTCATGAATTCCGTTACTTGTTAGATGGGCAAGTTGATAAGGATGAATGTAAATTTGTACTTAATTGTCTTTACGCTTTAAGACCCTGAACCTACAATATACCTTTGGTCAAACCATGAGAAACGGTAAGCCCAAGTGGACTTTCGTCAAAGCTTCCATACATTAGCTAACTCATGAATTCCGTTACTTGTTAGATGGGCAAGTTGATAAGGATGAATGTAAATTTGTACTTAATTGTCTTTACGCTTTAAGACCCTGAACCTACAATATACCTTTGGTCAAACCATGCAAGTGATACAAATTAAGTGTACCTGCTA
This is a stretch of genomic DNA from Lotus japonicus ecotype B-129 chromosome 1, LjGifu_v1.2. It encodes these proteins:
- the LOC130733404 gene encoding uncharacterized protein LOC130733404 translates to MMMTWCDHCCRETLTRFEVIVMSCDYCGKILADLYPQYQNPRTIGRGEKTEHGKKLKLSEEDTTSNSMSSHIKECRQEICSETGHTSHNKNCVQQIGLLIAASEDK